A genomic region of Miscanthus floridulus cultivar M001 chromosome 3, ASM1932011v1, whole genome shotgun sequence contains the following coding sequences:
- the LOC136542858 gene encoding nuclear pore complex protein NUP214-like isoform X1: MGAPRELELSDEVEGEEDGTDDFVFRLAGDPIPLLPTDSNPLPLFDLLSPPARPLAVSDRHATVFLAHPSGFLAVRTKELIEASKEAREKGKASTRCAQDCCVADVPLSGVSLIALSHDESVLAACTDTEIQFFSLASLLTHKDVVPSSSCSLGQAGTVKDFKWLNHASAAYIVLSNGGLLCHGSLGEGLKDVMENVDAVDCCKEGNHIAVARGNKLTILSPDFKETCSMSLLFQLWSDERDSEGTAIKVDSIGWVHGDSIVIGCVRLNEDDNEEGYLVQVIRTEESTFCESPGKPDVYTYVDFFHGIMDDVLPSGVGPNLLLGYLHRWDLMVASNKKSIEDHIALLKWPSAHDDENTITYLEMLEDKYSPRIDLQENGDDNVILGFGVENVSLFQKITVTVGPEQKEVAPQHILLCLTGEGKLAVYYLARISDPSDLPHATVSTNEDYGEKHISPATVSEKELTPSVTGSVSKSTLTEHGAEASSAQTGSNQQESMNVKNSSSASKEQETTGNSLLISSNKKPIDTRQLNVTAPPAALPSLELTGNTKPTISSSFSTVNNEGMNPTGGNAPNGLAPSLQPGSRSFGNSQTAKEGLDSAQSVGIFGGSQNSNKDGDVYGFKSSVFTSSGSVPAKIRERNEVGFGVPSPQTSYTADRKVFGAPVALSSVPSPSISPAKPAPIGSSSSGFRTGNSEAPQSLRGSSPSQQSMGKSHNSRTQAPADYSRNSKMGTRFDSEQDLSKKFYSINEMTKELDALLAYIEKDGGFRDACITFQQRPLSMFEDGLQNFLELLQVFKGKVEEQCSKIEDLRNKMFQVSARQTYMKGIVSQSSDNQYWDIWNRQKLSPEFEVKRQNILKANQNLTNQLVELERHFNNLEMNRSSETGRVASNRRAVYSNKTRSSQTQLSSVYNALNSQLAAAEQLSECLSKQISVLNIGSPTRKQGAVTKELFESIGLAHTTDATKFSGSTPKPVKRFPSVNEHSKGILGPSKSGEPETARRRRESLDMSLASLEPQKTTVKRIAQQQRLKISSDLPFRSNKKFFDSQIAAISQEKSSDSSNSSIVESYVSRLHSLSEVSDVKEKPSGPQQNPLFKWVKESTGSSQISEQKHFELPGQMKSTAQSSKLTPSSPPSFSYTRMGAQDSIDPSSVPSFGTKHTVSKPNTLTFKTTITPKSNAKTEPNILPSITAAKTSQSPLSVKTTGESRDLPTLTMKNRQDSQSMPSLGNIKGPGASLQNKGGIFTDLGKSSFTSEHSKPAVLHEKTGQLSGVGDAVQNTVKDTPKMAPQPSSFSPAPVTQTDSYSLRSTVSSSATSASSGVKASDVLSSSMQKVSPIVPGGTVSSSIPTPAKDSSTGLSQNASKPETLKSDVTSTIASASSTSVISTTESKPSVPPTTGASLPSAHVSAPKTAPTTSESVVTSTGKNVGPNTDTIATDEDDMEEEAPSASAELNLGALGGFSLGSQPSSSPQTSNPFGASCGTSDNKSSGTPFTLTTSPGQLFRPASLSIPSAQPAQPSQSTSSSSFSSTFSSGLTGFGQPAQIGSGQQSAFGKPAQIGAGQQAGFGQTAQIQSGFGQLAQIQSGFGQSAQIGSGQQSGFGQPAQIGAVQSGFGQPAQFGAQQALGSVLGSFGQSRQLGGVGSGGFGGFASASTSGGFGSLSSSNAGFAGAASGGGFSAPAASAGGGFAAAATGGGFAALASKSGGFAGAASSGGGFGGAAQGGGFGTGGGFGSFGAGGNQGAGFSAFGASGTGRPPADFLTQVRK, encoded by the exons ATGGGGGCGCCGCGCGAGCTCGAGCTCTCCGACGAGGTGGAGGGCGAGGAGGACGGCACCGACGACTTCGTATTCCGCCTCGCCGGCGACCCCATCCCGCTACTCCCGACCGACTCCAACCCGCTCCCGCTCTTCGACCTGCTGTCCCCTCCCGCGCGCCCGCTCGCCGTCTCCGACCGCCACGCCACCGTCTTCCTCGCCCACCCCAGCG GGTTTCTAGCTGTGAGGACGAAGGAGTTGATCGAAGCTAGCAAGGAGGCGCGCGAGAAGGGCAAGGCGAGCACCCGCTGCGCGCAGGACTGCTGCGTCGCCGATGTGCCCCTCTCCGGTGTATCCCTCATCGCGCTCTCCCATGATGAGTCCGTGTTAGCAGCCTGCACGGATACTGAGATCCAGTTCTTCTCGTTGGCGTCTCTGCTCACACATAAG GATGTGGTACCATCCTCATCATGTAGCCTGGGACAAGCTGGCACTGTGAAAGATTTCAAGTGGTTAAATCATGCCTCTGCAGCATATATTGTACTCTCAAATGGTGGGTTGCTGTGTCATGGGAGTTTGGGCGAAGGCCTGAAGGATGTGATGGAAAACGTCGATGCAG TTGATTGTTGCAAGGAAGGAAATCATATTGCCGTTGCAAGAGGGAACAAACTTACCATATTATCACCAGATTTTAAGGAAACATGCTCCATGTCCCTCTTGTTCCAGTTGTGGTCTGATGAAAGGGATTCAGAGGGCACTGCCATCAAAG TGGATTCCATTGGCTGGGTACATGGTGATAGTATTGTTATTGGGTGTGTTCGATTAAATGAAGATGACAATGAAGAAGGCTATCTTGTTCAAGTTATAAGGACTGAAGAAAGCACATTTTGTGAG AGCCCAGGCAAGCCAGATGTTTATACCTATGTCGATTTTTTCCATGGCATTATGGATGATGTTTTACCATCCGGAGTTGGACCTAATCTGCTTTTGGGTTATCTGCATCGCTG ggATCTCATGGTGGCTTCCAATAAAAAGAGCATTGAAGACCACATTGCCCTTCTGAAGTGGCCATCCGCACATGATGATGAAAACACTATAACATATCTTGAAATGTTGGAGGATAAATACAGTCCTAGGATTGACTTGCAAG AGAATGGTGATGACAACGTCATACTAGGGTTTGGTGTTGAGAATGTTTCATTATTTCAAAAGATCACTGTAACAGTTGGACCTGAACAAAAGGAGGTTGCCCCTCAACATATTCTACTCTGTTTGACTGGTGAAGGCAAACTAGCTGTATATTACCTCGCCAG GATTTCGGACCCTTCTGATTTGCCTCATGCTACTGTGTCTACCAATGAGGACTACGGTGAAAAACATATTTCACCTGCAACTGTATCTGAAAAGGAGCTGACTCCAAGTGTTACAGGCTCGGTATCTAAGAGTACTCTCACTGAACATGGTGCTGAGGCCTCTAGTGCACAAACAG GTAGCAACCAGCAGGAATCAATGAATGTGAAAAACAGTAGCTCAGCTTCAAAAGAACAGGAAACAACTGGCAATTCGTTGCTTATCTCTTCCAATAAGAAGCCCATAGACACCAGGCAACTGAATGTGACTGCTCCACCTGCAGCCTTGCCTAGCTTAGAATTAACAGGAAACACAAAACCTACAATATCTTCCAGCTTTTCTACTGTCAATAATGAAGGCATGAATCCAACAGGAGGCAATGCACCTAATGGATTAGCTCCTTCCTTGCAACCAGGCAGCAGAAGTTTTGGAAACAGCCAAACTGCTAAAGAAGGTCTGGATTCAGCTCAATCAGTGGGAATATTTGGTGGATCTCAAAACTCCAATAAAGATGGTGATGTCTATGGTTTCAAGTCTTCAGTGTTCACCTCTAGTGGATCTGTCCCTGCCAAGATCAGAGAAAGGAATGAGGTTGGTTTTGGAGTTCCTTCACCGCAAACCAGCTACACCGCTGATAGAAAAGTTTTTGGTGCTCCAGTTGCCTTAAGTTCTGTACCTTCACCGTCGATATCTCCAGCTAAACCTGCCCCAATTGGATCTTCATCAAGTGGATTTCGGACAGGAAACTCTGAAGCTCCTCAATCATTGCGTGGATCATCTCCGTCACAGCAATCTATGGGCAAATCACATAACAGCAGGACACAAGCACCAGCAGACTATTCTAGAAACTCCAAGATGGGCACAAGATTTGATTCTGAACAAGACTTATCTAAAAAGTTTTATAGT ATAAATGAAATGACGAAGGAGTTAGATGCCCTACTAGCATATATAGAAAAGGATGGTGGTTTCAGAGATGCCTGCATAACCTTCCAGCAGCGTCCTCTTTCTATGTTTGAGGATGGCTTGCAAAACTTTTTGGAGTTGTTGCAGGTCTTCAAG GGCAAAGTAGAAGAACAATGTTCAAAAATTGAAGATCTGAGGAACAAGATGTTTCAAG TTTCTGCTAGGCAAACTTACATGAAAGGAATTGTTAGCCAGTCTTCAGATAATCAGTACTGGGATATATGGAACCGTCAGAAATTGAGTCCAGAATTCGAAGTGAAGAGACAAAATATTCTCAAAGCTAACCAG AATTTGACAAATCAGTTGGTCGAGCTGGAGAGGCACTTCAATAATCTGGAGATGAACAGATCCAGTGAAACAGGAAGAGTGGCTTCTAATCGAAGAGCTGTTTATTCTAATAAGACAAGGTCGAG TCAGACACAATTATCCAGTGTATATAATGCACTGAACTCGCAGTTGGCAGCTGCTGAGCAGCTATCTGAATGCCTTTCAAAGCAGATATCTGTGTTAAATATTGGTTCTCCTACTAGGAAGCAGGGGGCGGTGACCAAAGAGTTGTTTGAGTCAATTGGTTTAGCccacacaactgatgcaaccaaaTTTTCAGGCAGCACTCCTAAGCCAGTTAAGCGGTTTCCATCAGTGAATGAGCATTCAAAGGGAATATTAGGGCCTTCCAAGAGTGGTGAGCCTGAGACCGCTCGAAGGAGGAGAGAATCACTGGATATG AGCCTGGCTAGTTTGGAACCTCAGAAAACAACTGTTAAAAGAATAGCACAGCAACAACGCCTCAAAATCAGCAGTGATCTACCATTCAGGTCAAACAAGAAATTTTTTGATTCTCAAATAGCAGCAATATCACAGGAAAAGTCAAGCGATAGCTCCAATTCATCTATAGTAGAATCATATGTAAGCAGACTGCATTCTCTGAGTGAAG TTTCAGATGTAAAAGAAAAACCCTCAGGACCCCAACAGAATCCTTTGTTCAAATGGGTAAAGGAATCAACTGGGTCATCTCAAATCTCAGAGCAAAAGCATTTTGAGTTACCAGGGCAAATGAAAAGCACTGCACAATCTTCAAAACTGACACCATCTTCACCACCATCATTCAGTTACACCCGAATGGGTGCGCAAGATAGTATCGACCCATCCAGTGTGCCATCATTTGGAACAAAACATACTGTGTCTAAGCCAAATACTTTAACCTTCAAAACCACTATAACCCCTAAAAGTAATGCCAAGACAGAGCCAAATATATTACCTTCCATAACAGCTGCAAAAACTTCTCAGAGTCCACTGTCTGTGAAAACTACTGGGGAGTCTAGAGATTTGCCTACATTAACTATGAAGAACAGACAGGATAGTCAGTCAATGCCATCTTTGGGGAACATAAAAGGACCGGGTGCTTCTCTGCAGAACAAGGGTGGCATATTTACAGATCTTGGCAAATCGTCTTTTACTTCTGAACATTCCAAGCCGGCTGTATTACATGAGAAGACTGGCCAGCTTAGTGGGGTTGGCGATGCTGTGCAGAACACTGTGAAAGATACCCCCAAGATGGCACCTCAACCTTCTTCATTCTCGCCAGCTCCTGTTACTCAGACTGATTCATACTCCTTAAGGTCGACTGTTTCCTCTTCAGCCACATCAGCCTCATCAGGTGTGAAAGCGTCGGATGTTTTATCTAGCTCAATGCAGAAAGTTTCTCCAATAGTACCCGGGGGTACTGTGTCTAGCTCAATCCCTACTCCTGCTAAGGATTCGTCAACTGGCTTGAGTCAAAATGCTTCCAAACCTGAAACGCTAAAATCAGATGTAACTAGTACCATAGCTTCTGCAAGTTCGACTTCAGTCATATCGACCACTGAAAGCAAACCTTCAGTGCCTCCAACAACTGGCGCCAGCTTGCCTTCTGCTCATGTCTCTGCTCCTAAAACAGCGCCAACAACATCAGAATCAGTTGTCACTTCCACAGGAAAAAATGTAGGACCAAACACTGACACCATCGCAACCGATGAAGATGATATGGAAGAGGAGGCGCCTTCTGCAAGTGCCGAACTCAACTTGGGAGCCCTTGGTGGATTCAGCCTCGGGTCCCAGCCTTCTTCAAGTCCTCAAACGTCTAATCCTTTTGGTGCCTCCTGTGGTACATCTGACAATAAAAGTTCAGGCACACCATTTACTTTGACAACCAGTCCAGGACAGCTTTTCCGACCAGCGTCTCTAAGCATTCCTTCAGCTCAGCCAGCCCAACCATCTCAATCAACTAGTTCTAGTTCTTTTTCTAGTACGTTCTCAAGTGGGCTTACTGGATTTGGACAGCCTGCACAAATTGGATCTGGCCAGCAGTCAGCATTTGGGAAGCCTGCACAGATTGGAGCTGGTCAGCAGGCAGGATTTGGGCAGACAGCACAAATTCAATCTGGGTTTGGTCAGCTGGCACAAATTCAATCTGGTTTTGGTCAGTCAGCACAAATTGGATCTGGGCAACAGTCAGGATTTGGGCAGCCTGCACAAATTGGGGCTGTCCAGTCAGGATTTGGGCAGCCTGCACAGTTTGGTGCTCAACAGGCACTTGGATCAGTGCTGGGTTCTTTTGGACAATCGCGCCAGTTAGGAGGCGTAGGTTCTGGAGGATTTGGTGGATTTGCTAGTGCTTCTACATCTGGGGGTTTTGGTTCTTTATCTTCAAGTAATGCTGGATTTGCTGGTGCTGCATCAGGTGGGGGCTTTTCAGCACCCGCTGCTTCTGCAGgtggtggttttgctgctgctgctactggtgGAGGTTTTGCTGCTCTTGCCTCCAAAAGTGGTGGTTTTGCTGGTGCAGCTTCCTCTGGTGGTGGTTTTGGAGGTGCCGCCCAGGGAGGTGGCTTTGGCACTG GTGGTGGATTCGGATCCTTCGGTGCCGGTGGTAATCAAGGAGCTGGGTTCTCGGCATTTGGAGCAAGCGGAACTGGAAGACCGCCAGCTGATTTCTTGACACAGGTGCGAAAGTAG